CGAACTTTGGGATTCGCGGAACCGGAATAGAATTAAAAAAAGGAATGACGTTGGCGATAGAGCCAATGGTTAATGTTGGCGGTTGGCGCACAAAACCCGGCAGAGACGGGTGGGTAGTTTATACCGCCGATGGCAGTCTGTCTGCTCATTTTGAGCATACTATTGCGATTACCGATGGTGAGCCCGTGGTGCTTACCGCGTTATAGGGTTAGATATTATGGCTAAAAAAGAAGCAATTGAAGTCGAAGGTGTGGTAGTTGAAGCTCTGCCGAATGCTACGTTCAATGTCGAGCTGGCAAACGGACATAGAGTTTTAGCCCATATTTCTGGTAAAATAAGAGTGCACTACATTAGAATATTACCCGGTGATAAAGTGCTGA
This Dehalococcoidales bacterium DNA region includes the following protein-coding sequences:
- the infA gene encoding translation initiation factor IF-1 — protein: MAKKEAIEVEGVVVEALPNATFNVELANGHRVLAHISGKIRVHYIRILPGDKVLIELSPYDLSRGRITYRLK